Proteins from a single region of Flavobacterium sp. YJ01:
- a CDS encoding TetR/AcrR family transcriptional regulator: MRTRDINKEEIVKQKAIEMIVAQGVEGFGMNRLAKECGISVATLYIYYSDKEDLIRKIGIEIGKKFFEKMFDGFSADMSFRDGLRMQWENRIYFNLNFTLEATCLELLKHSTYGEAIVTEISGDYKQMMTEFMLAAIDRKELISIPYEIFWSIAYGPLYSLLEFHREGKSMSGKAFVFTEELKNETFNLVLKALTP; encoded by the coding sequence ATGAGAACAAGAGATATTAATAAAGAAGAAATTGTAAAGCAAAAAGCAATCGAAATGATTGTTGCGCAAGGTGTAGAAGGTTTTGGAATGAATCGTTTAGCAAAAGAATGCGGTATATCTGTTGCAACACTTTACATTTATTATTCTGACAAAGAAGATTTGATTAGAAAAATCGGAATCGAAATTGGTAAAAAATTCTTCGAAAAGATGTTCGACGGATTTTCTGCAGATATGAGTTTTAGAGATGGATTACGAATGCAATGGGAAAACCGTATTTATTTCAATTTAAATTTTACACTTGAGGCCACTTGTTTAGAACTTTTAAAGCATTCTACTTATGGCGAGGCTATTGTAACAGAAATATCAGGCGATTACAAACAAATGATGACAGAATTTATGCTTGCTGCAATTGATAGAAAAGAACTTATTTCTATTCCATACGAAATATTTTGGAGTATTGCTTACGGACCACTTTATTCTTTATTAGAGTTTCATCGAGAAGGAAAATCAATGTCGGGAAAAGCTTTTGTTTTTACTGAAGAATTAAAAAATGAAACTTTCAATTTGGTTTTAAAAGCTTTGACACCTTAG
- a CDS encoding L,D-transpeptidase, protein MKKLYYTANGLLLLMLVLLGSCKKTDTITLTENKTDKKEVIEYKKPKTVSYQISNTKEWLKANEADSSKMNIVYALNRTDKANFKKLDSVVIPADFSGDLVYYLPFPLHVSALEEVSKIILFSYPTQAFAAYENGELVRTGPTNMGRKKDPTPTGLFFTNWKAEQTTSTFNDEWDLKWNFNIENKLGVGFHQYELPGYPASHSCLRLLEKDAKYLYKFADEWILKDKENVKVKGTPVVVFGSYPFDGPKPWLQLASDPKALDISEGDIETATKPYLKEILENQNLREAEPTKTL, encoded by the coding sequence ATGAAAAAGTTATATTACACAGCAAACGGATTACTATTATTAATGTTAGTTTTATTAGGTTCTTGCAAAAAGACTGATACCATAACGCTGACTGAAAATAAAACAGACAAAAAAGAAGTAATTGAATATAAAAAACCAAAAACGGTTTCTTATCAAATTTCTAATACAAAAGAGTGGTTAAAGGCAAATGAAGCTGATAGCAGTAAAATGAATATTGTTTACGCATTAAACAGAACTGATAAAGCAAATTTCAAAAAACTAGATTCTGTTGTAATTCCTGCAGATTTTAGTGGTGATTTGGTTTATTATCTTCCTTTTCCTTTGCACGTTTCTGCTTTAGAAGAAGTTTCAAAAATAATATTATTTTCATATCCAACACAAGCTTTTGCCGCTTATGAAAACGGCGAATTAGTTCGTACAGGCCCAACCAATATGGGAAGAAAAAAAGATCCTACTCCAACTGGATTATTTTTTACCAACTGGAAAGCAGAACAAACAACTAGTACATTTAATGACGAATGGGATTTAAAATGGAACTTTAATATAGAAAACAAACTTGGCGTTGGTTTTCATCAATACGAACTTCCAGGCTATCCGGCTTCTCATTCTTGTTTAAGATTATTAGAAAAAGATGCTAAATATCTTTACAAATTCGCAGACGAATGGATTTTGAAAGACAAAGAAAATGTAAAAGTAAAGGGAACTCCGGTCGTTGTTTTTGGAAGCTATCCTTTTGACGGACCAAAACCTTGGCTGCAACTCGCATCAGATCCAAAAGCTTTAGATATTTCTGAAGGCGATATAGAAACTGCTACCAAGCCTTATTTAAAAGAGATTTTAGAAAATCAGAATCTTAGAGAAGCTGAACCTACAAAAACTTTATAA
- the guaB gene encoding IMP dehydrogenase: MIAHNSKIIGEGLTYDDVLLVPNYSNVLPREVSIKSKFSRNITLNVPIVSAAMDTVTESAMAIAMAQEGGIGVLHKNMTIEQQAGKVRKVKRAEAGMIIDPVTLPMNSTIADAKNAMKEFGIGGIPIVDENKILKGIVTNRDLRFEKNGARPIAEVMTSQNLVTVSEGTSLEQAEVVLQGHKIEKLPVVNEKNELVGLITFRDITKLTQKPIANKDSFGRLRVAAAIGVTGDAVQRAEALVAAGVDAIIIDTAHGHTEGVVNTLKEVKAKFPQIDVIVGNIATPEAAKYLVENGADGVKVGIGPGSICTTRIVAGVGFPQFSAVLEVAAAIKGTGVPVIADGGIRYTGDIPKAIAAGADCVMLGSLLAGTKESPGETIIFEGRKFKSYRGMGSVEAMQTGSKDRYFQDVEDDVKKLVPEGIVGRVPYKGELNESMLQFIGGLRAGMGYCGSKDIPTLQETGRFVRITSSGITESHPHNVTITKEAPNYSR, translated from the coding sequence ATGATAGCACACAACTCCAAGATTATCGGCGAAGGTTTAACTTATGACGATGTATTATTAGTACCTAACTACTCGAATGTGCTTCCCCGCGAAGTGAGTATCAAATCAAAATTCTCAAGAAACATCACATTAAACGTTCCAATCGTATCTGCTGCTATGGATACGGTAACAGAAAGTGCAATGGCAATCGCTATGGCGCAAGAAGGCGGAATAGGTGTTTTACATAAAAATATGACTATCGAACAACAAGCAGGAAAAGTTCGAAAAGTAAAACGTGCTGAAGCGGGAATGATTATCGATCCGGTAACTTTACCAATGAACTCTACTATTGCTGACGCAAAAAATGCCATGAAAGAATTCGGAATTGGTGGTATTCCAATCGTTGACGAAAACAAAATCTTAAAAGGTATAGTAACGAACCGTGACTTACGTTTCGAGAAAAATGGCGCAAGACCAATCGCTGAGGTTATGACAAGCCAAAACTTGGTTACAGTTTCTGAAGGAACTTCATTAGAGCAAGCAGAAGTTGTTTTGCAAGGTCATAAAATTGAAAAATTACCAGTTGTAAACGAAAAAAACGAATTAGTTGGTTTAATTACTTTTAGAGATATCACAAAACTGACTCAAAAACCAATCGCTAATAAAGATTCTTTTGGTCGTTTAAGAGTTGCAGCTGCAATTGGAGTTACTGGAGACGCAGTTCAAAGAGCTGAAGCTTTGGTCGCTGCTGGTGTAGATGCCATTATTATCGATACAGCACACGGACATACAGAAGGTGTTGTAAATACATTGAAAGAAGTAAAAGCAAAATTCCCTCAAATAGATGTGATTGTAGGAAACATTGCAACGCCAGAAGCTGCTAAATATTTAGTAGAAAATGGTGCTGATGGTGTAAAAGTTGGAATCGGACCTGGTTCTATCTGTACAACTCGTATCGTTGCAGGTGTTGGTTTTCCTCAATTCTCAGCAGTTTTAGAAGTTGCTGCTGCAATTAAAGGAACTGGAGTTCCAGTAATTGCTGATGGTGGAATTCGTTATACAGGAGATATTCCTAAAGCAATCGCTGCAGGTGCAGACTGTGTAATGTTAGGTTCATTATTAGCAGGAACAAAAGAATCTCCAGGAGAAACTATCATTTTTGAAGGAAGAAAATTCAAATCTTATCGCGGAATGGGTTCTGTTGAAGCGATGCAAACTGGTTCTAAAGATCGTTATTTCCAAGATGTTGAAGATGATGTTAAGAAATTAGTTCCAGAAGGAATCGTTGGGCGTGTTCCTTACAAAGGAGAATTGAACGAAAGTATGCTTCAATTTATCGGCGGTCTTCGTGCTGGTATGGGATATTGTGGTTCAAAAGATATTCCTACTTTACAAGAAACTGGACGTTTTGTTAGAATCACATCAAGCGGAATTACTGAAAGTCACCCGCATAACGTAACGATTACAAAAGAAGCTCCAAATTATTCTAGATAA
- a CDS encoding NAD(P)/FAD-dependent oxidoreductase codes for MKTSIIENKKIAIIGGGPVGLTTARILQINGADVTIYERDLNAEARTSGGTLDIHSDSGQYAIQKAGLMDVFLQYARPTGEKMADINGNITSDEMPDETNAFSRPEIDRNDLRKIMLDNLEENTVVWNSQLINIEKIENQYLLEFKNGTKTTADFVIVANGGRSNARKFVSDQEPKLSGTYIIQGEIVNPDHDYPEFKPKYGNGNVMAMGEHKMFYTHTMRDGSVHFGVSFKADENWISNHGIDFENDKAVIFFLNETFKNWGDDYKKFFAASTEFSGLPLRLFSLEESWKEHSNITLVGDAAHLMPPFAGEGVNMGLFDAFHLTKNLTEGKFETIDEAIADYEQKMFGYALEAQRMTKKMEDLLHSDIVAEDILNSRF; via the coding sequence ATGAAAACTTCAATTATAGAAAACAAAAAAATTGCCATTATTGGCGGCGGTCCAGTTGGATTAACAACTGCTCGTATTTTACAAATCAATGGTGCTGATGTAACGATTTATGAAAGAGATCTTAATGCTGAAGCCAGAACTTCTGGCGGCACTTTAGATATTCATTCGGATTCAGGTCAATATGCGATTCAAAAAGCGGGATTAATGGACGTTTTTCTGCAATACGCTAGACCAACTGGAGAAAAAATGGCTGATATAAATGGCAATATTACTTCTGATGAAATGCCAGATGAAACTAATGCTTTTTCACGTCCAGAAATTGATCGAAACGATTTAAGAAAAATTATGCTCGACAATCTTGAAGAAAACACTGTTGTTTGGAATAGCCAATTAATTAACATCGAAAAAATTGAAAATCAGTATCTTTTAGAATTCAAAAATGGCACAAAAACTACAGCCGATTTTGTAATTGTTGCAAATGGCGGAAGATCTAATGCCAGAAAATTTGTGAGTGATCAGGAACCTAAACTTTCTGGAACTTATATCATTCAAGGTGAAATTGTAAATCCAGATCACGATTATCCTGAATTTAAACCAAAATACGGAAATGGAAATGTAATGGCAATGGGCGAGCACAAAATGTTTTATACACATACAATGCGTGATGGTTCTGTACATTTTGGAGTTTCTTTTAAAGCCGACGAAAATTGGATTTCTAATCACGGAATTGATTTTGAAAATGATAAAGCAGTGATTTTCTTTTTAAATGAAACTTTCAAAAATTGGGGTGACGATTATAAAAAATTCTTCGCCGCTTCTACCGAATTTTCAGGTTTGCCTTTACGATTATTTTCTTTAGAAGAATCGTGGAAAGAACATTCAAATATTACTCTTGTTGGGGATGCAGCGCATTTAATGCCTCCATTTGCTGGCGAAGGAGTTAATATGGGATTATTTGACGCTTTTCATTTAACTAAAAACTTAACAGAAGGAAAGTTCGAAACAATTGATGAAGCAATTGCAGATTACGAACAAAAGATGTTTGGTTATGCCTTAGAAGCACAACGTATGACAAAAAAAATGGAAGATTTATTGCATTCTGATATTGTAGCAGAGGACATTTTAAATAGTAGGTTTTAA
- a CDS encoding SatD family protein yields MTSVITGDIIGSRQQQSEHWVEDLKKILTPFGTTPSQWEIYRGDEFQIEVTNPEDALLVAILVKARLRAIKSDARMSIGFGDKTHNAERISESNGAAFINSGELFETLKKQKVTLALRTGDSNFDEKLNLMIQLALTFMDSWLVQSAEFVALAIENPNLSQEELGQKLGINQAAVSRRQKRAQFDLVMHLDKYFRNQIKQLTAL; encoded by the coding sequence ATGACTAGTGTAATTACGGGCGATATAATTGGTTCAAGACAACAGCAATCTGAACATTGGGTAGAAGATTTGAAAAAAATTTTAACGCCATTTGGCACAACACCAAGCCAATGGGAGATTTATCGTGGTGACGAATTTCAGATTGAAGTTACTAATCCTGAAGATGCTTTGTTAGTTGCCATTTTAGTAAAAGCACGTTTGCGAGCCATAAAATCTGACGCGCGAATGAGTATTGGTTTTGGAGATAAAACCCATAATGCCGAAAGAATTTCTGAAAGTAATGGTGCTGCTTTTATTAATTCTGGCGAATTATTTGAAACCTTAAAAAAGCAAAAAGTCACATTAGCCTTGCGAACGGGAGATTCAAATTTTGATGAAAAACTAAATTTAATGATTCAGCTTGCATTAACATTTATGGACAGTTGGCTAGTGCAATCGGCAGAATTTGTAGCTTTGGCTATAGAAAATCCAAATTTATCACAAGAAGAGTTAGGACAAAAATTAGGCATCAATCAAGCTGCCGTGAGTCGAAGACAAAAACGCGCTCAGTTTGATTTGGTCATGCATTTAGATAAATATTTTAGAAATCAAATAAAACAACTTACAGCATTATGA
- a CDS encoding DUF5723 family protein produces the protein MRKIYLIICLVFQLSCFSQNKELLYNFTAIPQSLMVNPGADVSYKYYFGFPVLSGISANVGSSSFTAYDLFANNGVDFNQKVRNVINQSTNRDKVVTNQQLEVFSGGFRIGGRESKSYISFGLYQEFDFFMFVPKDLAILALDGNSNYIGKSFNLGDLSMKAEVLSVWHVGFHKKVSEKFVYGGRAKIYSSGANATSTKNAGYIYTGQDSGNANLYNQIISSDLELKTSGLSKFTKDEYEGNVVKDIANNTFFSGSLGLGVDAGFTYYIKKNLQLTASIIDLGFIKQSKDIETLTYKGTYRYDGVNPDFTGNDEPEDIFDEFDKAIPRDTLYNKYTTWRPTKFYSSIQYSFGEARPDDECNCRGKINTYYKNAVGAQLFAMSAPREPLFALTAFYKRSIFKKLEAKATYTFDTFSNKNIGLGLAGTLGPVNIYALFGNVLEYKDLSKASSATFQLGINFVFQDRDDD, from the coding sequence ATGAGAAAAATATATCTGATTATCTGTCTCGTTTTTCAGCTTTCTTGTTTTTCTCAAAATAAAGAATTACTGTATAATTTCACGGCTATTCCGCAATCTTTAATGGTAAATCCGGGAGCCGATGTTTCTTACAAATATTATTTTGGATTTCCGGTTTTATCCGGAATTTCAGCCAATGTTGGTTCAAGCAGTTTTACGGCTTATGATTTGTTTGCCAATAACGGAGTCGATTTTAATCAAAAAGTTAGAAACGTAATTAATCAATCTACAAACAGAGATAAAGTTGTAACCAATCAGCAATTGGAAGTGTTCTCAGGCGGCTTTAGAATTGGCGGACGAGAAAGTAAATCATACATTTCGTTTGGTTTATATCAAGAATTTGACTTTTTCATGTTTGTTCCAAAAGATTTGGCAATATTAGCTTTAGACGGAAATAGCAATTACATCGGAAAATCGTTCAATCTTGGAGATCTTAGCATGAAAGCTGAGGTTCTTTCCGTTTGGCATGTTGGTTTTCATAAAAAAGTAAGCGAAAAATTTGTTTACGGCGGTCGTGCTAAAATCTATTCAAGTGGTGCAAACGCTACATCAACAAAAAATGCAGGTTATATCTATACAGGACAGGATTCAGGAAATGCTAATCTTTACAATCAAATCATTTCTTCCGATTTAGAATTAAAAACTTCTGGACTTTCTAAATTCACAAAAGACGAATACGAAGGAAATGTCGTAAAAGATATTGCCAATAATACTTTTTTTAGCGGAAGTTTAGGTCTTGGCGTCGATGCCGGTTTTACTTATTATATTAAAAAGAATTTGCAGTTAACGGCAAGTATAATAGATTTAGGATTTATAAAACAATCTAAAGATATTGAAACTTTAACCTACAAGGGAACATATCGATATGATGGCGTAAATCCTGATTTTACAGGAAATGATGAACCAGAAGATATATTTGATGAATTCGACAAAGCCATTCCAAGAGATACATTATACAATAAGTATACTACATGGCGTCCAACTAAGTTTTATTCTTCAATACAATATTCATTTGGAGAAGCGCGCCCTGATGACGAATGCAATTGCCGTGGAAAAATCAATACTTATTATAAAAATGCAGTTGGAGCACAATTATTTGCTATGTCTGCGCCACGCGAACCCTTATTTGCCTTAACAGCATTTTACAAAAGAAGTATTTTTAAAAAATTAGAAGCAAAAGCTACTTATACTTTTGATACATTTTCAAATAAAAATATTGGTTTAGGTCTTGCAGGAACACTCGGGCCCGTAAATATTTATGCGCTATTTGGCAATGTTTTAGAATACAAAGATTTATCGAAAGCTAGCAGTGCAACATTCCAACTCGGAATTAATTTTGTATTTCAAGACCGTGATGATGATTAA
- a CDS encoding quinone-dependent dihydroorotate dehydrogenase, producing MYKLIIRPILFWFDPEEVHYFTFSFVKFISKIPGVSAIIRSIYEVKDSRLEREVFGIKFKNPVGLAAGFDKDAKLYKELGDFGFGFIEIGTVTPVGQEGNPKKRLFRLKEDQAIINRMGFNNGGVLEAVERLKKNSGVLIGGNIGKNKVTDNEDAVKDYIICFDALFNHVDYFVVNVSSPNTPNLRALQDKEPLTALLQTLQNRNVEKQKTSTQKIKPILLKIAPDLTDEQLLDIIDIVKTTQIAGVIATNTTISRDGLQSANQSEMGGLSGKPLTKRSTEVIRFLSEKSNKAFPIIGVGGIHSADDAIEKLNAGASLVQLYTGFIYEGPALIKAINKKILGQM from the coding sequence ATGTATAAATTGATAATTCGCCCGATACTTTTTTGGTTTGATCCTGAAGAAGTGCATTACTTTACTTTTTCATTTGTTAAATTCATTTCAAAAATTCCAGGAGTTTCGGCAATTATAAGATCAATTTATGAGGTAAAAGATTCTCGTTTAGAAAGAGAAGTGTTCGGAATTAAATTCAAAAATCCGGTTGGACTTGCAGCTGGTTTTGATAAAGATGCCAAGTTGTACAAAGAACTGGGAGATTTTGGTTTTGGTTTTATCGAAATCGGAACTGTAACGCCAGTTGGACAAGAAGGAAATCCGAAAAAACGTTTATTCCGTTTAAAAGAAGATCAAGCAATTATTAACCGAATGGGATTTAATAATGGCGGAGTTCTAGAAGCGGTAGAACGTTTGAAAAAGAATTCAGGGGTATTAATTGGCGGAAATATCGGAAAGAACAAAGTAACAGATAACGAAGATGCGGTTAAAGATTACATCATTTGTTTTGACGCATTATTTAATCATGTCGATTATTTTGTAGTAAATGTAAGTTCGCCAAATACGCCAAATTTGAGAGCTTTACAAGATAAAGAACCATTGACGGCTTTATTGCAAACTTTGCAAAATAGAAATGTCGAAAAACAAAAGACAAGCACACAAAAAATAAAACCAATTCTTTTAAAAATTGCTCCAGACTTAACAGACGAGCAATTATTGGATATTATTGATATTGTAAAAACAACTCAAATTGCGGGCGTAATTGCTACAAACACCACAATTTCGAGAGACGGTTTACAATCTGCAAATCAATCTGAAATGGGAGGTTTGTCTGGAAAACCATTAACGAAACGTTCTACAGAAGTAATTCGTTTCCTTTCGGAAAAAAGTAACAAAGCATTCCCAATTATTGGAGTAGGAGGAATTCACTCTGCTGACGATGCTATAGAAAAATTAAATGCAGGAGCAAGTTTAGTGCAATTGTATACTGGATTTATTTACGAAGGTCCAGCTTTAATAAAAGCAATCAATAAAAAGATTTTAGGGCAAATGTAA
- a CDS encoding hydroxymethylglutaryl-CoA lyase, with protein MNKEIKIIECPRDAMQGIKTFIPTKNKVTYIQALLRVGFDTIDFGSFVSPKAIPQMQDTATVLEQLDLSQTTSKLLSIIANTQGAITASEYEQIQYLGFPFSISENFQMRNTHKTIAESLITLEEILEVADKKKKEVVTYLSMGFGNPYGDPWNIEIVADWTEKLAGMGVKILSLSDTVGTSTPEVITYLFSELIPKYPEIEFGAHLHTTPESWFEKIDAAAKAGCTRFDGAIQGFGGCPMATDKLTGNMPTEKLVSYFTANKKVTGLNSLSFESAYNEASKLFGKFH; from the coding sequence TTGAATAAAGAAATCAAGATTATCGAATGTCCAAGAGATGCCATGCAAGGCATTAAGACTTTTATTCCGACAAAAAATAAAGTGACATACATACAAGCTTTGCTTCGTGTAGGATTTGATACTATTGATTTTGGAAGTTTCGTTTCTCCAAAAGCTATTCCGCAAATGCAAGACACGGCGACTGTTTTAGAACAACTTGATTTATCTCAAACAACAAGTAAACTGCTTTCCATAATTGCCAATACACAAGGCGCAATTACAGCGTCTGAATATGAACAAATTCAATATTTAGGTTTTCCTTTTTCTATTTCGGAAAATTTTCAAATGCGTAATACTCACAAAACTATTGCAGAATCTTTAATTACTTTAGAAGAAATTTTAGAAGTTGCCGATAAGAAAAAGAAAGAAGTGGTCACGTATCTTTCTATGGGTTTCGGAAATCCATATGGAGATCCTTGGAACATTGAAATTGTGGCAGACTGGACAGAAAAACTTGCAGGAATGGGCGTAAAAATTCTATCGCTGTCTGATACAGTTGGAACTTCAACTCCAGAAGTAATTACCTATTTGTTTTCAGAATTAATCCCGAAATATCCTGAAATTGAGTTTGGAGCACATCTTCATACAACGCCAGAAAGCTGGTTTGAAAAAATTGATGCAGCGGCAAAAGCAGGTTGTACTCGCTTTGATGGTGCTATTCAAGGTTTTGGAGGCTGCCCGATGGCAACAGATAAGTTAACAGGAAATATGCCGACCGAAAAACTAGTTTCTTATTTTACTGCAAATAAGAAAGTTACAGGTTTGAACTCTTTAAGTTTTGAAAGTGCTTATAACGAAGCTTCAAAATTGTTCGGAAAGTTTCATTAA
- a CDS encoding DUF3307 domain-containing protein, translating into MILFIKLLLAHLLGDFIWQPNSWVSHKEANKHKSVYLYLHILLHGVLAAVLIGEVSFIPYAIFIAVTHGIIDVIKLNFQKPKNKRTWFVVDQIAHLLILIGITAFFYHDNGFVRFLPMNDFWILITGFILVTKPSSIFIKTIISIWSPESQNSHQDNSLANAGNYIGILERLFVVCFILTGHFEAIGFLLAAKSIFRFGDLKEAKDRKLTEYVMIGTLISFGISILTGLAIQALLLHLP; encoded by the coding sequence ATGATTTTATTTATAAAACTGCTTTTAGCGCATTTATTAGGCGATTTTATCTGGCAACCCAATTCGTGGGTAAGCCATAAAGAAGCAAATAAACATAAAAGCGTTTATTTATATCTTCATATTTTACTTCACGGAGTATTGGCGGCGGTTTTAATTGGAGAAGTTAGTTTTATTCCTTATGCCATTTTTATTGCTGTAACTCACGGAATTATTGATGTAATCAAACTAAATTTTCAGAAACCAAAAAACAAACGAACTTGGTTTGTAGTAGACCAAATTGCGCATTTATTAATTTTAATTGGGATTACTGCATTTTTTTATCATGACAACGGCTTTGTCCGTTTCTTGCCCATGAATGACTTTTGGATTCTGATTACGGGATTCATATTGGTTACAAAACCTTCTTCGATTTTCATAAAAACCATTATTTCTATCTGGAGTCCAGAAAGCCAAAATAGCCATCAAGACAATTCTCTTGCCAATGCAGGAAATTACATTGGCATATTAGAACGTCTGTTTGTAGTTTGTTTTATTTTGACCGGACATTTTGAAGCAATCGGTTTTTTGTTGGCTGCAAAATCTATTTTCAGATTCGGCGATTTGAAAGAAGCCAAAGACCGAAAACTAACCGAATATGTTATGATTGGAACCTTAATTAGTTTCGGAATTTCAATTCTTACCGGTTTAGCAATTCAGGCGCTTCTTTTACATTTGCCCTAA
- the nudK gene encoding GDP-mannose pyrophosphatase NudK codes for MKNPKVEIIETKLLSDNWYILNRVTFDYQKENGESEIHTREVYDRGNGAGILLYNSTKKTVILTRQFRLPTFLNGNKDGMMIEVCAGLLDKDNPETAIIRETEEETGYRISKVEKVFETYMSPGAVTEILYLFVGEYDESMKVSEGGGLDAEQENIEVLEFTFDQAYAMIESREITDAKTIMLLQHAKIKGLI; via the coding sequence ATGAAAAATCCAAAAGTTGAAATTATAGAAACTAAATTATTATCAGACAATTGGTACATCTTAAACCGTGTTACTTTTGATTACCAAAAAGAAAACGGAGAATCTGAAATTCATACTCGTGAAGTTTACGATCGTGGCAATGGCGCTGGAATCTTATTATACAATTCAACCAAAAAAACTGTTATTTTAACGCGTCAATTTCGTCTTCCGACTTTTCTTAACGGAAATAAAGACGGAATGATGATTGAAGTTTGCGCTGGACTTTTAGACAAAGACAATCCCGAAACGGCGATTATTCGCGAAACCGAAGAAGAAACCGGTTATCGTATTTCTAAAGTAGAAAAAGTTTTTGAAACTTATATGTCGCCAGGCGCAGTTACTGAAATTCTTTATCTTTTTGTTGGCGAATACGACGAAAGCATGAAAGTAAGCGAAGGCGGCGGATTAGATGCTGAACAAGAAAATATTGAAGTTTTAGAATTTACTTTTGATCAGGCTTATGCTATGATCGAATCTAGAGAAATTACTGATGCTAAAACCATTATGTTGTTGCAACATGCTAAAATAAAAGGTTTGATTTAA